A section of the Pseudomonadota bacterium genome encodes:
- the ppx gene encoding exopolyphosphatase, translated as MTDSAAESLAAVDLGSNSFHLIVAQVMDGRIQVVDRMKEMVRLAAGLDEGNCLSGPVMEHAVDTLKRFGERLRDVPAHKVRAVGTNTLRKAKNRGEFLANARRALGHSIDIIAGREEARLIYLGVSHSIEGDGERRLVVDIGGGSTELILGRHFRPERMDSLHIGCVEMSRRFFGAGSIDALRMRAAEVAALQELEPMSAEYRRIGWDSPIGASGTILAVQQIVEQQGWCQDGITLAALRRVRKALIGATHIQDLELDGLQVERAPVFPGGVAILGAIFEALGIEHMRASSGALREGLLYDLLGRIHHEDVRETTVEGLTRRYHIDAAQTGRVTGAALALLDQAPSAWGVGGTEHAQWLCWAARLHEIGLSISHSHYQKHGAYLIDNLDMPGFSQGEQALLAALIRGHRRKLSLADFEGLPETLRRQALYLCILLRIAVLLHRSRSETELPAIALEGDEASIKLRFSPEWLLEHPLTEADLGVEAEYLRAANVKLRFK; from the coding sequence ATGACTGACAGCGCCGCGGAAAGCCTGGCGGCCGTGGACCTCGGGTCCAATAGCTTCCACCTGATCGTGGCTCAGGTCATGGATGGGCGCATCCAGGTGGTCGATCGGATGAAGGAGATGGTGCGCCTCGCGGCCGGGCTCGATGAAGGCAACTGCCTGTCCGGGCCCGTGATGGAGCACGCCGTCGACACCCTCAAGCGTTTCGGCGAGCGCCTGCGGGACGTCCCCGCCCACAAGGTCCGTGCGGTAGGGACGAACACGCTGCGCAAGGCCAAGAACCGCGGCGAATTCCTGGCCAACGCGCGGCGCGCGCTCGGCCATTCCATCGATATCATCGCCGGGCGCGAGGAGGCGCGGCTCATCTATCTCGGGGTCTCGCACAGTATCGAGGGCGACGGCGAGCGGCGTCTGGTCGTGGACATCGGGGGCGGGAGCACGGAGCTTATCCTGGGCCGGCATTTCCGGCCGGAGCGCATGGACAGCCTGCACATCGGCTGCGTCGAGATGAGCCGGCGGTTTTTCGGCGCTGGGAGCATCGACGCCCTGCGGATGCGCGCTGCCGAGGTCGCGGCGCTTCAGGAGCTCGAACCGATGTCGGCCGAGTATCGCCGCATCGGCTGGGACTCGCCGATCGGCGCCTCGGGAACCATCCTGGCGGTCCAGCAGATCGTAGAGCAACAAGGCTGGTGCCAGGACGGGATCACGCTCGCGGCGCTACGCAGGGTACGCAAGGCCCTGATTGGCGCCACGCATATCCAAGACCTGGAGCTCGACGGCCTGCAAGTGGAACGAGCCCCGGTGTTTCCGGGCGGGGTCGCGATCCTCGGCGCTATCTTCGAAGCACTCGGGATAGAGCACATGCGGGCGTCGAGCGGCGCCCTGCGGGAGGGACTCCTTTACGACCTCTTGGGACGCATCCACCACGAGGATGTGCGCGAGACCACGGTCGAGGGCCTCACCCGGCGCTACCACATCGATGCCGCGCAGACAGGCCGGGTAACGGGGGCGGCCCTGGCTCTGCTCGACCAGGCGCCCAGCGCGTGGGGAGTGGGCGGCACGGAGCACGCGCAGTGGCTCTGCTGGGCCGCCCGCCTCCATGAGATCGGCCTTTCCATCTCGCACAGCCACTATCAAAAGCATGGAGCCTATCTGATCGACAATCTGGACATGCCGGGCTTCTCCCAGGGCGAACAGGCGCTTCTTGCGGCCCTCATCCGCGGCCACAGGCGCAAACTGTCGCTGGCGGACTTCGAAGGGTTGCCGGAAACGCTTAGGCGACAGGCGTTGTATCTCTGCATCCTGTTGCGCATCGCGGTACTCCTGCATCGCAGCCGCTCCGAGACCGAGTTACCGGCGATCGCGCTGGAAGGCGACGAGGCGTCGATCAAGCTGCGCTTTTCGCCGGAGTGGCTTCTCGAACACCCCTTGACCGAAGCCGATCTCGGCGTGGAGGCCGAGTACCTGCGGGCCGCCAACGTGAAGCTTCGGTTCAAATGA
- a CDS encoding rhodanese-like domain-containing protein: MPGGEVKDIRALEAAGILRQDPNAVLIDVRTTMEFEYVGHPVGALHIAWMEAPEWRVAPEFAERVRAVLGERGRAEDTTVLTLCRSGKRSRAAAECLAGAGFTHVYNVSDGFEGDRDGQKHRSSINGWRHQGLPWEQG; the protein is encoded by the coding sequence ATGCCAGGTGGCGAAGTCAAAGACATCCGTGCGCTCGAGGCCGCCGGGATCCTGCGGCAGGACCCGAACGCGGTGCTCATCGACGTGCGAACGACCATGGAGTTCGAGTATGTGGGACACCCCGTGGGTGCCCTGCACATCGCCTGGATGGAGGCCCCGGAATGGCGTGTTGCGCCCGAGTTCGCGGAGCGGGTGCGCGCCGTACTGGGCGAGCGCGGGCGAGCCGAAGACACCACCGTTCTCACCTTGTGCCGTAGCGGAAAGCGCTCGCGCGCCGCGGCCGAGTGTCTCGCAGGGGCCGGGTTCACGCACGTGTACAACGTCTCGGACGGCTTCGAAGGCGATCGGGACGGCCAGAAACACCGCAGCAGCATCAACGGCTGGCGCCATCAGGGATTGCCGTGGGAGCAGGGCTGA
- a CDS encoding class II glutamine amidotransferase, giving the protein MCELLGMSANVPTDLCFSLRGLVRRGGDTGPHRDGWGIGLYAGRGCRLFHDPRPSIVSEVAKLIQGQAIKSHIIISHIRKATHGRVCLENTHPFARELWGSTWLFAHNGGLKGSKALALDHYRPIGTTDSERAFCWMLGRIRARYPERPRRAESLWRLIASLGRELEALGTCNFLMSDSRCLYAYCSSTLHWITRRAPFGEAHSIDTGEIVDFCRETTAQDVVTVVASKPLTNNERWHPIPRASFQVFVEGVPLLG; this is encoded by the coding sequence ATGTGCGAGCTTCTGGGCATGAGCGCCAACGTCCCGACCGATCTCTGTTTCAGCCTGCGCGGGCTGGTGCGCCGCGGCGGAGACACGGGGCCGCATCGTGACGGTTGGGGGATCGGCCTGTACGCCGGGCGCGGCTGCCGCCTGTTTCACGATCCGAGGCCCAGCATCGTCTCGGAAGTGGCCAAGCTCATCCAGGGCCAGGCCATCAAGAGCCACATCATCATCAGCCATATTCGCAAGGCCACGCACGGCCGCGTGTGCCTGGAAAATACCCACCCCTTCGCCCGCGAGCTGTGGGGCTCCACCTGGCTCTTCGCCCATAACGGCGGGCTCAAGGGCAGCAAGGCACTCGCCCTTGATCACTACCGGCCGATCGGCACCACCGATAGCGAACGCGCATTCTGTTGGATGCTGGGGCGGATCCGCGCGCGCTATCCCGAGCGTCCCCGCCGTGCAGAGTCGCTATGGCGCCTCATCGCGTCCCTCGGCCGGGAGCTGGAGGCGCTCGGCACCTGCAATTTTCTCATGAGCGACTCCCGCTGTCTGTACGCCTACTGCAGCAGCACACTCCATTGGATCACGCGGCGGGCGCCGTTCGGGGAGGCGCATTCGATCGACACCGGGGAGATCGTTGACTTCTGCCGCGAAACGACGGCACAGGATGTGGTGACCGTCGTCGCCTCGAAGCCCCTGACCAACAACGAGCGCTGGCATCCCATTCCGCGCGCTTCCTTTCAGGTGTTCGTGGAGGGCGTCCCGCTGCTCGGATAA